The following proteins are co-located in the Haloarcula marismortui ATCC 43049 genome:
- a CDS encoding branched-chain amino acid ABC transporter permease — protein MSDEPRDATATAAADTDAEVTGGLADRWADFRDREISTVLLTVVGVAVFPFLFNNFLDGYTQLATLMLIYGIFAVGFDILLGYTGLLSFGHAVFFGGAAYAAGIFSASVSSSPLLVLLAGTAFAVLLAWIVGFLSLRRGGIYFAILTLTFGQMSFYLAASPLAFLTNGENGFTSVDIGSLLGVIDIHGGVPFPLSMLVDNMLYVFVAVMTVLSVAMANRILHSPYGTVFRAIRENERRAEFVGLDVWRYKLMAFIISAAFAGIAGSLFTIEGNYVPLQSLYWTESGRIVIMTVLGGVGSLFGPLFGAGLYLYIENIVSGFETLGPFWHLILGVVFVVAVILFPNGIWGGIDYVRDMVVGGEDE, from the coding sequence ATGAGCGACGAACCGCGCGACGCGACTGCCACGGCGGCGGCCGATACGGATGCAGAGGTCACCGGTGGCCTCGCGGACCGATGGGCTGACTTCCGCGACCGGGAAATCTCGACGGTCCTGTTAACGGTCGTGGGCGTGGCCGTCTTCCCGTTCCTGTTCAACAACTTCCTCGACGGCTACACGCAGCTAGCGACGCTGATGCTCATCTACGGCATCTTCGCCGTCGGGTTCGACATCCTGCTGGGGTACACCGGTCTGCTGTCGTTCGGTCACGCCGTCTTCTTCGGCGGCGCGGCCTACGCCGCCGGCATCTTCAGCGCGAGCGTCAGCAGCTCGCCGCTACTGGTGTTGCTCGCCGGCACGGCGTTTGCCGTGTTGCTGGCGTGGATTGTCGGCTTCCTGTCGCTGCGCCGCGGTGGGATTTACTTCGCCATCCTGACGCTGACGTTCGGCCAGATGTCGTTCTACCTGGCGGCCTCGCCGCTGGCCTTCCTGACGAACGGTGAGAACGGCTTCACCTCCGTGGACATCGGCAGCCTGCTGGGCGTCATCGACATCCACGGCGGGGTGCCGTTCCCGCTGTCGATGCTGGTCGACAACATGCTGTACGTGTTCGTGGCCGTCATGACGGTGCTGTCGGTCGCGATGGCGAACCGCATCCTCCATTCGCCGTACGGGACCGTGTTCCGCGCAATTCGCGAGAACGAGCGGCGGGCAGAGTTCGTCGGGCTGGACGTCTGGCGGTACAAGCTGATGGCGTTTATCATCTCGGCGGCCTTCGCTGGCATCGCCGGGAGCCTGTTCACCATCGAGGGGAACTACGTGCCCCTGCAGTCGCTGTACTGGACCGAATCCGGTCGTATCGTCATCATGACTGTGCTCGGCGGTGTCGGCTCGCTGTTCGGGCCGCTGTTCGGTGCCGGGCTGTACCTGTACATCGAGAACATCGTCAGCGGGTTCGAGACACTCGGCCCGTTCTGGCACCTCATCCTCGGCGTTGTGTTCGTCGTCGCTGTCATCCTCTTCCCCAACGGGATCTGGGGCGGTATCGACTACGTTCGTGACATGGTCGTCGGAGGTGAGGACGAATGA
- a CDS encoding substrate-binding protein, with protein MPTNGSSVNRRQLLKSTGVAGVAGLTGLAGCSGGDGGDGGGDGGDGGDGGGDGGDDYPSLGNFPVEGDTVTFGFNVPQSGPYSSEGQDELRAYELAQKHLNNGGGWVDSFEALSGDGVLGYTVDSVNGDTATDADTARQAASRMINRDDVVMISGGSSSAVAIAVQGLCQTENVMFMACLTHSNDTTGKDCARYGFREMFNAYMTGQALAPVLESEYGSDNSFYQLYADYSWGQTQQDSMNQFLSEIGWEEVDSVPTPLGTSDFSSYLSEAANSGADVLVLNHYGLDGANSVSQAVDAGIDEDMELVVPLYNRPMAQAAGGSIEGIYGTIAWDSQIDNEASNAFTQAFQDEYDRVPSGPAQLAYSQTLQYAAAAERAGTFYPPEVIRQLEDYEYSNIGMGQETMRACDHQAQRDIPVAQGLPASEQSDGNFIDIVEITSRDDVGYACDSGPAAECELGEYGDE; from the coding sequence ATGCCAACTAATGGCAGTTCGGTCAACCGACGACAGTTGCTGAAGAGTACGGGCGTCGCAGGTGTGGCAGGGCTGACGGGACTGGCCGGTTGTTCCGGTGGCGACGGTGGCGATGGTGGTGGCGACGGCGGCGATGGTGGCGATGGTGGTGGCGACGGCGGCGACGACTACCCGTCGCTCGGGAACTTCCCGGTCGAGGGCGACACGGTCACGTTCGGATTCAACGTTCCACAGTCCGGTCCCTACTCCTCTGAGGGACAGGACGAACTCCGGGCGTACGAACTCGCCCAGAAACACCTCAATAACGGGGGTGGCTGGGTGGACAGCTTCGAGGCTCTCAGCGGCGACGGCGTCCTCGGGTACACGGTCGACTCAGTAAACGGGGACACCGCAACCGACGCCGACACCGCCCGGCAGGCCGCTTCGCGGATGATTAACCGAGACGACGTGGTGATGATCTCAGGCGGCTCTTCAAGTGCAGTGGCCATCGCCGTGCAGGGCCTCTGTCAGACGGAGAACGTCATGTTCATGGCCTGTCTGACCCACTCGAACGACACGACTGGGAAAGACTGCGCCCGGTACGGGTTCCGGGAGATGTTCAACGCGTACATGACCGGCCAGGCGCTCGCACCGGTGCTTGAAAGCGAGTACGGCTCAGACAACTCCTTCTACCAACTGTACGCCGACTACTCCTGGGGCCAGACCCAGCAGGACTCGATGAACCAGTTCCTCTCAGAAATCGGCTGGGAAGAAGTCGACAGCGTCCCGACGCCGCTCGGGACCAGCGACTTCTCCTCGTATCTCTCGGAGGCCGCAAACAGCGGCGCGGACGTGCTCGTCCTGAACCACTACGGGCTGGACGGCGCAAACTCCGTCTCGCAGGCCGTCGATGCCGGTATCGACGAGGACATGGAGCTCGTCGTCCCGCTGTACAACCGCCCGATGGCACAGGCCGCCGGTGGGTCCATCGAAGGCATTTACGGGACGATCGCTTGGGACTCCCAGATCGACAACGAGGCGTCGAACGCGTTCACGCAGGCGTTCCAGGACGAGTACGACCGCGTCCCGTCCGGGCCGGCCCAGCTCGCCTACTCGCAGACGCTCCAGTACGCGGCCGCCGCCGAGCGGGCAGGCACGTTCTACCCGCCGGAGGTCATCCGCCAGCTGGAGGACTACGAGTACAGCAACATCGGCATGGGCCAGGAGACGATGCGTGCCTGCGACCACCAGGCCCAGCGGGACATTCCGGTTGCTCAGGGGCTGCCAGCGAGCGAACAGTCTGACGGGAACTTCATCGACATCGTCGAGATCACGTCCCGAGACGATGTCGGATACGCGTGCGATTCCGGGCCGGCCGCGGAGTGCGAACTCGGCGAGTACGGCGACGAATAG
- a CDS encoding nucleoside recognition protein, with amino-acid sequence MQSLVAAVLGHPAVAVLGDVAVRVLRITFFLSFGVFLAELAVAFGLVEKIAVVSRYLTSPANLPDEVGTAILTTTASTTAGYGMLADFRESGALSDRATIIAVIINTFFGFAQHIITFYAPILIPILGFRVGVLYVATRGLIALAITLTGIAAGAVLLDASNVGRSGANTDPAPDGGTAGDAADVFDDRPETRRAAVRAAFDATTDKVRDILPRLAAIYAVVSLLLAYSDELLTLIGSNGASVTTAADGFAGLLGLPGAAIPVIAAYALDTTSGATVIAPLIRNGTFSARTAVATMLVGGIISFAVSTFKRSIPFQYGIWGREFGSKVIVVNTGLKIVWIALALVVLL; translated from the coding sequence GTGCAGTCGCTCGTCGCCGCAGTGCTCGGCCATCCGGCAGTCGCTGTCCTCGGAGATGTCGCTGTCCGGGTCCTCCGTATCACGTTTTTCCTCTCCTTTGGCGTGTTCCTCGCCGAACTGGCGGTCGCGTTCGGGCTGGTCGAGAAGATCGCCGTCGTCTCGCGCTATCTCACGTCGCCGGCGAACCTCCCGGACGAGGTCGGGACCGCTATCCTGACGACGACGGCATCGACGACCGCCGGCTACGGCATGCTCGCCGACTTCCGGGAGTCCGGCGCGCTGTCCGACCGCGCGACGATAATCGCCGTCATCATCAACACGTTCTTTGGCTTCGCTCAGCACATTATCACGTTTTACGCGCCGATACTCATCCCGATTCTGGGCTTTCGCGTCGGGGTGCTGTACGTCGCGACGCGGGGACTCATCGCGCTGGCAATTACGCTGACTGGCATCGCCGCCGGCGCGGTCCTGCTGGACGCATCCAACGTCGGCCGGTCAGGCGCAAATACGGACCCGGCCCCCGACGGCGGGACCGCTGGCGACGCAGCCGACGTGTTCGATGACCGTCCAGAGACCCGCCGAGCGGCCGTCAGGGCCGCGTTCGACGCGACCACGGACAAAGTTCGGGACATCCTGCCGCGACTAGCGGCTATCTACGCCGTCGTCTCGCTACTGCTCGCCTACAGCGATGAACTGCTGACACTCATCGGTAGTAACGGGGCGTCTGTGACGACTGCCGCTGACGGGTTCGCCGGGCTCCTTGGCTTGCCCGGCGCGGCCATCCCTGTTATCGCCGCCTACGCGCTCGATACGACCTCGGGGGCGACGGTCATCGCACCGCTCATCCGGAACGGGACCTTCTCCGCCCGGACCGCCGTGGCGACGATGCTCGTCGGCGGCATCATCTCGTTTGCCGTCTCGACGTTCAAGCGCTCGATCCCGTTCCAGTACGGCATCTGGGGTCGGGAGTTCGGCTCGAAAGTTATCGTCGTCAACACGGGGCTGAAAATAGTCTGGATCGCGCTGGCGCTTGTCGTCTTACTGTAG
- a CDS encoding CBS domain-containing protein — protein MLVPLPVREIMRTPVKTISPSAPVIEAAQRLRDEDIGSLVVEDDGSCVGIITESDIVAVTAAEGDTRALSVGDVMAETLVTVAPDADMQAAVDRLQTNNIKKLPVVEDGSLVGIVTTTDLSDYIPHLSRAVRMSNDQSQQKRFTRPDTLYENEDWTFESYGTADGIDVGDHVEFSKTISKADVEAFAEASGDTNRLHLDATFADGTRFGRRIVHGTLVSGIISAALARLPGLTIYLSQELSYQGPVDIDEEVTARCEVVERIQDNRFRLATAVDDSEGNCVIEGDAVVISDPIPDTA, from the coding sequence ATGCTCGTCCCGCTGCCAGTCAGGGAAATCATGCGGACACCTGTCAAAACCATCAGTCCCAGCGCTCCGGTCATTGAGGCGGCCCAGCGCCTCCGCGACGAGGACATCGGCTCGCTCGTTGTCGAGGACGACGGCAGCTGCGTCGGTATCATTACGGAGAGCGATATCGTCGCCGTCACCGCAGCCGAAGGGGATACCAGAGCGCTGTCAGTCGGCGACGTGATGGCCGAGACACTGGTGACGGTCGCCCCCGACGCGGACATGCAAGCGGCCGTCGACCGACTCCAGACGAACAATATCAAGAAGCTGCCCGTCGTCGAGGACGGGTCACTCGTCGGCATCGTCACGACGACCGACCTCTCGGACTACATCCCGCACCTCTCTCGGGCGGTGAGAATGTCCAACGACCAGTCCCAGCAAAAGCGGTTCACCCGGCCGGACACGCTGTACGAGAACGAGGACTGGACGTTCGAGAGCTACGGGACTGCCGACGGTATCGACGTGGGTGACCACGTCGAGTTCAGCAAGACGATATCCAAGGCTGACGTGGAGGCCTTCGCCGAAGCGAGTGGCGACACGAACAGACTCCACCTTGACGCGACGTTCGCGGACGGAACGCGGTTCGGCCGCCGGATTGTCCACGGAACGCTCGTGTCCGGCATCATCAGCGCGGCTCTGGCGCGGCTCCCTGGACTGACGATTTACCTCTCGCAAGAACTGAGCTATCAGGGACCCGTCGACATCGACGAAGAGGTCACGGCCCGCTGTGAGGTCGTCGAACGCATTCAGGACAACCGGTTCCGCCTGGCCACAGCCGTCGATGATTCAGAGGGGAACTGCGTTATCGAGGGCGACGCCGTTGTCATCTCTGACCCGATTCCGGACACGGCCTGA
- a CDS encoding molybdopterin-dependent oxidoreductase: protein MTIRRLTPTPRAVDWGLFGAVATLLATGVATIFAGIPSSAWIIDLHALSGVVLTLLLPVKLRRVFHRVAPSRLTGTRVLSVGLAAVTLGALGTGVWWIFGGTLDLGPWGLFHLHVALGLLVPPLLLVHLRARFYSPAQATCGGRRDVLRYAGLVTAGALLWRVQGPVNDALDTAGADRRYTGSREEGTDDGNRFPVTSWVADDPDPVDAADWSLSVAGRVAHEASYVAGDLSPDATESAVLDCTSGWYSGHEWQGVRVGDLLDAADPDDAAAWVQFRSITGYRWSLPLSEARDAVLATHVDGERLAHGHGYPLRLVAPGRRGFQWVKWVESVRVSKRRELGEWLAIFVSGL, encoded by the coding sequence ATGACCATCCGCCGGCTGACGCCGACGCCACGGGCGGTCGACTGGGGACTGTTCGGGGCAGTGGCAACGCTGCTTGCCACTGGTGTCGCCACCATCTTCGCAGGCATCCCCAGCAGCGCGTGGATAATCGACCTCCACGCACTCTCTGGCGTGGTCCTGACGCTTCTGTTGCCGGTGAAGCTTCGTCGTGTCTTCCACCGTGTCGCTCCGTCGCGGCTGACCGGTACTCGTGTCCTCTCGGTCGGTCTGGCCGCCGTCACACTGGGCGCGCTCGGCACCGGCGTCTGGTGGATATTCGGCGGCACGCTCGACCTCGGCCCGTGGGGCTTGTTTCACCTCCACGTCGCGCTCGGCCTGCTGGTCCCGCCACTGCTACTGGTGCATCTCCGCGCGCGGTTCTACTCGCCGGCACAGGCCACCTGTGGCGGCCGCCGGGACGTTCTCCGGTACGCTGGCTTGGTGACCGCGGGGGCACTCCTCTGGCGAGTTCAGGGGCCGGTCAACGACGCACTTGACACGGCCGGCGCTGACCGCCGGTACACCGGGTCACGGGAGGAGGGGACCGACGACGGCAACCGATTCCCTGTCACTAGCTGGGTCGCCGACGACCCGGACCCGGTCGACGCGGCCGATTGGTCGCTGTCGGTCGCCGGCCGGGTCGCCCACGAGGCAAGCTACGTCGCTGGCGACCTCTCGCCGGACGCGACCGAATCGGCGGTGCTTGACTGCACGAGCGGCTGGTACTCTGGCCACGAGTGGCAGGGCGTTCGCGTCGGCGACCTGCTCGACGCCGCCGACCCCGACGACGCGGCGGCGTGGGTCCAGTTCCGCTCTATTACTGGCTATCGCTGGAGCCTCCCGCTGTCGGAGGCCCGCGATGCTGTGCTGGCCACCCACGTCGACGGCGAGCGCCTGGCCCACGGGCACGGCTACCCGCTCCGACTCGTCGCGCCCGGCCGTCGAGGGTTCCAGTGGGTGAAGTGGGTCGAGTCAGTGCGGGTCAGCAAGCGCCGCGAACTCGGGGAGTGGCTTGCGATATTTGTGAGCGGGCTCTGA
- a CDS encoding ABC transporter ATP-binding protein translates to MTVLKTEQLTKQFGGLTAVDEVDLEIEQGEGVSLIGPNGAGKSTFINLVTRRLEPSYGEIAFQGDSIIGMDPHEVVQRGMSKSFQTASIFPELTVKENATIAALAAEHGSFRFNFFRNQNSYPAVDELANEVLESVGLYDEREDQADSLDYGNKRRLELGIALAAEPDMLLMDEPTAGMSPDETKSTVDLIKRVKDELDLTFLLVEHDMEIVFDISDRIVVLNRGSVIAEGTPTEVQNDPAVQEAYLGGVEE, encoded by the coding sequence ATGACGGTCCTCAAAACGGAACAGCTCACCAAGCAGTTCGGCGGCCTCACGGCCGTTGATGAGGTAGATCTGGAGATAGAACAGGGCGAGGGCGTGAGCCTCATCGGCCCCAACGGTGCGGGGAAATCGACGTTCATCAACCTCGTCACCAGACGGCTCGAACCGAGCTACGGCGAGATCGCGTTCCAGGGAGATTCCATCATCGGAATGGACCCGCACGAGGTCGTCCAGCGAGGGATGAGCAAGTCTTTCCAGACAGCCTCTATCTTCCCCGAACTAACCGTCAAGGAGAACGCAACCATCGCGGCGCTGGCGGCCGAGCACGGCTCGTTCCGGTTCAATTTCTTCCGGAATCAGAACAGCTACCCGGCGGTCGATGAACTGGCGAACGAGGTCCTCGAATCAGTCGGTCTGTACGACGAGCGGGAGGACCAAGCCGACAGCCTTGACTACGGGAACAAGCGCCGGCTCGAACTCGGCATCGCGCTGGCCGCCGAGCCGGATATGCTGCTGATGGACGAGCCAACGGCGGGAATGTCGCCCGACGAGACGAAATCGACCGTCGACCTCATCAAACGCGTCAAGGATGAGCTCGATCTGACGTTCCTGCTGGTCGAGCACGACATGGAGATCGTCTTCGACATCTCCGACCGCATCGTCGTCCTCAACCGTGGGTCGGTCATCGCGGAGGGGACGCCGACGGAGGTACAGAACGACCCTGCGGTACAGGAAGCGTATCTGGGAGGTGTCGAGGAATGA
- a CDS encoding branched-chain amino acid ABC transporter permease, producing the protein MTLLADILTILLNGLQQGAIYVLLAVGLSIILGTLKFVNFAHGALYLVGAYLGLFITGQVPLNNGQLAEWGIQSYGIGLGFVAALVIVPIVVFIIGLLMERFIAQAFYDRPDTDQILVTFGLAIIVQELLRALLGGSSQPFPQPSWASGPIALPVVGNFPRWRLGVIAITAVLVLGVYALVEYTDFGLIVQAGTLDGEMVRLLGIKLSRPYLVVFGIGAALAGVAGVVGGPLANVNPNIGTEQLVPAFLTVVIGGVGKIEGAVIAGLMLGTLQVLLIQTGYAAWSQVGIYALAALVLLVRPQGLLGSEVDVS; encoded by the coding sequence GTGACGCTACTCGCGGATATCCTCACCATCTTGCTGAATGGGTTACAACAGGGTGCGATTTACGTCCTGCTCGCGGTTGGACTGTCGATTATCCTCGGGACGCTGAAATTCGTCAACTTCGCCCACGGGGCGCTGTACCTCGTTGGCGCGTATCTGGGGCTGTTCATAACTGGACAGGTTCCGTTGAACAACGGTCAGTTAGCGGAATGGGGAATCCAGTCATACGGTATCGGACTGGGATTCGTCGCCGCACTGGTCATCGTGCCGATTGTCGTGTTCATTATCGGACTACTGATGGAGCGGTTCATCGCACAGGCGTTTTACGACCGACCCGACACTGACCAGATTCTCGTGACATTCGGGCTCGCGATCATCGTCCAGGAACTGCTTCGGGCGCTGCTTGGCGGGAGCAGCCAGCCGTTCCCACAGCCCTCGTGGGCATCCGGTCCCATCGCGCTGCCCGTGGTGGGAAACTTCCCGCGCTGGCGACTCGGCGTCATCGCGATTACGGCGGTCCTTGTACTTGGCGTGTACGCACTTGTCGAGTACACTGACTTCGGCCTCATCGTCCAAGCCGGGACCCTCGACGGCGAGATGGTCCGCCTGCTTGGGATCAAACTGAGCCGACCGTACCTCGTCGTCTTCGGCATTGGTGCCGCACTCGCTGGCGTGGCTGGCGTCGTCGGCGGCCCGCTCGCTAACGTCAACCCCAACATCGGGACTGAACAGTTAGTTCCGGCGTTCCTGACTGTCGTCATCGGCGGCGTCGGGAAAATAGAGGGGGCCGTGATCGCCGGGCTGATGCTGGGCACGCTGCAGGTACTCTTAATCCAGACCGGCTACGCCGCCTGGAGCCAGGTCGGTATCTACGCGCTCGCAGCACTGGTCCTGCTGGTGCGTCCGCAGGGGCTGCTGGGCTCGGAGGTGGATGTCTCATGA
- a CDS encoding lamin tail domain-containing protein, with protein sequence MRWGVFGVVVVLVVATGCSGFAGSPSQSAGTAVDSQPAVNVPESTVTVTVTAVVDGDTIQVAYENGTSDTVRLVGVDTPEVHTENDPAEFEGVPETDDGASCLRGTGTNASSLAKQRLLGETVGLAFDPNLNRRGYYDRLLAYVVNDETLFNYRLVETGHARVYDSEFERAELFYAAEDAARSDRRGLWRCTDPGEVIRTAIADGGTESASGVEIAEIHADAAGNDNENLNDEYVTLTNTGDATLDLSGWTVSDAVGHQYMFTNLTLDSNGLVTLYTGSGTDTETERYWGRNGAVWNNDDDTVIVKNASGATVFRQSY encoded by the coding sequence ATGCGATGGGGCGTGTTCGGCGTTGTCGTTGTCCTCGTGGTCGCTACTGGCTGTAGCGGGTTCGCCGGCTCGCCGTCGCAGTCGGCAGGGACCGCCGTCGACAGTCAGCCGGCAGTCAACGTTCCGGAGTCTACCGTCACCGTGACGGTCACGGCTGTCGTCGACGGTGACACGATACAGGTCGCCTACGAGAACGGGACCAGTGACACGGTCCGGCTCGTCGGTGTCGATACGCCCGAAGTCCACACGGAAAACGACCCCGCGGAGTTCGAAGGTGTCCCCGAAACTGACGACGGGGCATCCTGCCTCCGCGGGACCGGCACGAACGCGTCGTCGCTCGCTAAACAGCGGCTCCTTGGCGAGACGGTCGGGCTCGCGTTCGACCCGAACCTGAACCGGCGCGGCTACTACGACCGACTGCTGGCCTACGTTGTCAACGACGAGACGCTGTTCAACTACCGGCTTGTCGAGACCGGTCACGCGCGTGTGTACGACAGCGAATTCGAACGAGCCGAACTATTCTACGCCGCCGAGGATGCCGCCCGTTCTGACCGGCGCGGGCTCTGGCGCTGTACGGACCCGGGCGAAGTGATTCGAACGGCTATCGCCGATGGCGGGACTGAGAGCGCCAGCGGCGTCGAAATTGCGGAAATCCACGCCGATGCGGCAGGCAACGACAACGAGAACCTGAACGACGAGTACGTCACGCTCACGAACACCGGCGATGCGACCCTCGACCTCTCCGGGTGGACGGTCAGCGACGCTGTGGGCCACCAGTATATGTTCACAAACCTGACCCTCGACTCGAACGGCTTGGTAACTCTCTACACCGGCAGCGGCACCGACACTGAGACAGAGCGGTACTGGGGCCGGAACGGGGCGGTCTGGAACAACGACGACGACACCGTCATTGTCAAGAACGCCAGCGGCGCGACGGTCTTTCGACAGTCGTACTGA
- a CDS encoding magnesium transporter, producing the protein MAEFASQWSVSGIVRTMFPILVVLTAIELGSGLVLDTFEGTLLQYPSLLVLVPVTIGMAGNLGSILAARFSTAFHLGLLSFAVTDDRLAGNAIATVALAVTLFPLVGAGAWLLQAVIGGTALPLRTVVLVALVSGSLLAVLAIVVTTVTTYAAYRFELDPDDVVIPVVTNVCDVLGVVVLFGTVRVLV; encoded by the coding sequence ATGGCGGAGTTCGCGTCCCAGTGGTCGGTTTCGGGTATCGTCCGGACGATGTTTCCCATTCTGGTGGTGCTCACGGCAATCGAACTCGGTAGCGGTCTCGTCCTCGATACCTTCGAGGGAACACTGCTGCAGTATCCGTCGCTACTCGTGCTCGTTCCGGTGACAATCGGGATGGCGGGCAACCTCGGCAGCATCCTCGCGGCGCGGTTCTCGACGGCGTTTCACCTCGGCCTCCTGTCGTTTGCGGTGACTGACGACCGACTGGCCGGCAACGCGATCGCCACTGTTGCCCTCGCGGTGACGCTGTTCCCGCTCGTCGGCGCTGGCGCGTGGCTCCTCCAGGCCGTCATCGGCGGCACTGCACTCCCGCTCCGGACGGTCGTCCTCGTCGCACTCGTCAGCGGGAGTCTGCTGGCGGTGCTGGCTATCGTCGTCACGACGGTGACGACCTACGCCGCCTACCGGTTCGAACTGGACCCAGACGACGTGGTCATTCCCGTCGTCACGAACGTCTGTGATGTGCTGGGCGTGGTGGTGTTGTTCGGCACTGTCCGTGTGCTCGTGTAA
- a CDS encoding magnesium transporter, producing the protein MTVREVALEAYREALPVLALSAVGGLFAGVVLGGMDAELQDVAGLLVLVPALLATRGNVYGSLGARLGSALHQGLINPRFSFDDDRINAAVAAALANGVLISGVAAVMAVALLALVGRPSAPLTTLVAIALIAGFVSGLLLTIAVVSVVFVGYRRGLNPDTLAGPVVTTTGDVVGIATLLGATRLVLALGGG; encoded by the coding sequence ATGACTGTCCGCGAGGTGGCACTCGAGGCCTACCGGGAAGCGCTACCGGTGCTGGCGCTCAGTGCGGTCGGCGGCCTCTTCGCGGGCGTTGTCCTTGGCGGCATGGACGCGGAGTTACAGGACGTTGCGGGACTGCTCGTACTCGTGCCGGCGCTGCTTGCCACTCGGGGGAACGTCTACGGCTCGCTCGGCGCACGTCTGGGGTCGGCGCTTCATCAGGGGCTTATCAACCCGAGGTTCTCTTTTGACGACGACCGTATCAACGCCGCCGTCGCGGCGGCACTGGCAAACGGTGTCCTCATCAGCGGCGTCGCCGCGGTGATGGCTGTCGCCCTGCTCGCGCTGGTCGGGCGACCGTCGGCCCCCCTCACAACCCTCGTCGCCATTGCGCTCATTGCGGGCTTTGTCTCCGGGCTGTTGTTGACTATTGCCGTCGTCTCGGTCGTGTTCGTCGGCTACCGCCGTGGACTTAATCCGGACACACTGGCCGGCCCGGTCGTGACGACGACGGGCGACGTGGTCGGCATCGCCACGCTGTTGGGCGCGACCCGCCTCGTCCTCGCGCTGGGGGGTGGTTGA
- a CDS encoding GNAT family N-acetyltransferase, with translation MDAVERPTFETSAAMEVYQYVERHGTAARHRVREMVDLSPEAFEKALTHLLSKGYIEDDGGTLTLALDVGSVEEHTTNGLTYTIRPAHNDDFEGLVQTIRNVSSDGTYVVAESVAEQLLYEDAVTRHNTVESRVFFVATVDEAVIGWCHLDIPQLDKLRETAQLTVGVREEQRGQGIGSQLMQRGLDWAKANGYRKLYNSVPAITENAMVFLEDHGWHTEGIRRNHYTVDGEQVDEVMMAYTFD, from the coding sequence ATGGACGCTGTCGAACGGCCGACATTCGAAACGAGCGCGGCGATGGAGGTGTACCAGTACGTCGAACGACACGGGACGGCGGCACGGCATAGAGTCCGTGAGATGGTAGACCTCTCTCCCGAAGCGTTCGAGAAGGCCCTGACGCACCTTCTGTCGAAGGGGTACATCGAGGACGACGGTGGGACACTGACGCTGGCGCTCGATGTCGGCTCAGTCGAGGAACACACCACGAACGGGCTGACGTACACGATTCGACCGGCCCACAACGACGATTTCGAAGGGCTCGTCCAGACCATTCGGAACGTCTCAAGCGACGGGACGTACGTTGTCGCCGAGAGCGTCGCCGAACAGTTGCTGTACGAGGATGCCGTCACACGGCACAACACAGTCGAATCGAGAGTGTTCTTCGTCGCGACAGTTGACGAGGCGGTCATCGGCTGGTGTCACCTCGACATCCCGCAGCTGGACAAGCTTCGCGAGACGGCCCAGCTCACCGTCGGTGTCAGGGAGGAACAGCGTGGCCAGGGCATCGGCAGCCAGCTCATGCAACGCGGGCTTGACTGGGCGAAAGCCAACGGCTACCGGAAGCTGTACAACAGCGTGCCAGCGATCACGGAGAACGCGATGGTGTTCCTCGAAGACCACGGCTGGCACACCGAGGGAATCCGGCGGAACCACTACACCGTCGACGGCGAACAGGTCGACGAAGTGATGATGGCCTACACGTTTGACTGA